Proteins from a genomic interval of Flammeovirgaceae bacterium SG7u.111:
- a CDS encoding DUF5723 family protein, with amino-acid sequence MLKQFAILLMLLVSTGKLLAQMESTAFSAPGRGGVATTFTTDYQTIGINPANLGFHKSFRDPKLTIGFLEMNTTFFSEAMSRKELFDAMFKSTDVQFTAEQKQLAANKLANTAISLNADVMLIGIGLQLPNNQGVAFSIRDRIQLYTQINENAAEIAFMGASAGYFPKLLLSDGSVISNPRHPSNEGMTELSQETLDQVVNGLFLSDDNASNYSDILDGSRISSSWFREINLSYGKQLVETYDFSLYAGLGVRYIQGMMLIELAAQNGELVSSNISMSSDFGLSFGDSLEVTNPTFEPSNQVSTFNMLATPNPVGKGYGLDFGITMRIKRNLYVGLAITNLGNIKWDGNVYEVTDGKLVQFAGAGFDNYNLLASSQGAFQFAGDKSPFSWEGSSSITQELPSTIRLGGSYEIYRTFHVGIDVVVPRNRIAGNLEKPLYAVGGDFRVSKIIKVSTGFNFGGNNDSKVNLPAGITYMARKGFYETGIATRDITTFFGDFGGSTVPFAAGFLRFKL; translated from the coding sequence ATGCTGAAGCAGTTTGCCATTTTGTTGATGCTGCTTGTTTCAACCGGAAAATTACTGGCACAAATGGAATCCACAGCATTCTCGGCTCCTGGTCGGGGGGGGGTGGCTACTACTTTCACTACCGATTATCAAACTATCGGTATCAATCCTGCTAATCTAGGCTTTCATAAAAGCTTTAGGGATCCTAAGCTAACCATCGGTTTTTTGGAGATGAATACCACTTTCTTTTCAGAGGCTATGAGCAGGAAAGAATTATTCGATGCGATGTTCAAATCCACAGATGTTCAGTTTACCGCAGAACAAAAACAGCTTGCTGCGAATAAACTGGCTAATACGGCTATTTCCCTCAATGCGGATGTGATGCTAATTGGTATTGGTTTGCAATTGCCCAATAATCAGGGAGTTGCCTTTAGTATAAGAGACAGGATTCAGCTTTATACCCAAATAAATGAAAATGCTGCGGAAATTGCTTTTATGGGCGCTTCTGCCGGCTATTTTCCCAAATTATTGCTGTCTGACGGTAGTGTAATTTCCAACCCAAGACACCCTTCCAATGAAGGTATGACCGAGCTTTCGCAAGAAACGCTCGATCAAGTAGTGAATGGCTTATTTTTAAGTGACGATAATGCCAGTAACTATTCCGATATTTTGGACGGTTCTAGAATTTCAAGTTCTTGGTTTAGAGAAATTAACCTGAGTTATGGAAAACAATTAGTAGAAACCTATGATTTTTCACTTTACGCCGGTTTGGGAGTGAGGTATATCCAAGGTATGATGCTTATAGAGCTTGCTGCTCAAAATGGTGAACTTGTTTCTTCCAATATTTCTATGTCTTCCGATTTTGGGCTGAGTTTTGGCGACTCTCTTGAAGTTACAAACCCTACCTTTGAGCCTTCCAATCAAGTAAGTACGTTCAATATGTTGGCAACTCCAAACCCAGTTGGTAAAGGATATGGGCTTGATTTTGGTATTACGATGCGCATAAAAAGAAACTTATATGTAGGCTTGGCCATCACCAATTTGGGTAATATAAAATGGGATGGAAATGTGTATGAAGTAACCGATGGAAAATTGGTTCAATTTGCCGGAGCCGGATTTGATAACTATAACTTGCTAGCCAGTAGCCAAGGTGCGTTCCAGTTTGCGGGGGACAAATCACCGTTTTCATGGGAAGGGTCTAGCAGTATAACACAAGAACTTCCAAGTACTATCCGTTTGGGCGGAAGCTATGAAATTTACCGAACCTTCCATGTGGGGATTGATGTAGTAGTCCCGAGAAATAGGATAGCAGGTAACCTCGAAAAGCCACTATATGCTGTTGGTGGTGATTTTAGAGTAAGCAAAATAATCAAGGTTTCTACAGGGTTCAACTTTGGTGGAAATAACGATTCGAAGGTCAATCTACCTGCTGGTATTACTTATATGGCGAGAAAAGGCTTTTACGAAACGGGGATTGCCACTCGTGATATCACGACATTCTTTGGCGACTTCGGCGGTAGTACCGTACCATTTGCCGCCGGTTTTTTACGATTTAAACTATAA
- a CDS encoding FAD-dependent oxidoreductase — MKSTVLVAALLFLIISCSPKATNENEENPNRVTVDVVIYGGTSAAVMAAVQVAKMGKSVVMVSPDTHLGGLSSGGLGWTDTGNKSVIGGLAREFYHRVYLHYNTPKAWKWQEKDAYGNKGQGTRAMDGTDRTMWIFEPHVAENIFEQFVKENSIKVYRDEWLDREHGLEKEGGKIVSIQTLSGKEFAGKMFIDATYEGDLLASAGVSYHVGREANSVYGEEWNGVQTGVLHHDHHFKSDIDPYKIPGDPSSGVLPRISTEHPGEYGQGDDKVQAYCFRMCLTQHPDNRIAFAKPEGYDPAQYELLARVFDSGWRELFRKYDPIPNKKTDTNNHGPFSTDNIGMNYDYPDASYERRMEIIKEHEVYQKGLLYFMTTDERVPAEIREEMQKWGLAKDEFTDNGNWPHQIYVREARRMIGEFVMTENEVMGRKPVPNPVGMGSYALDSHNTQRYIKPDGFVQNEGDIGVHPKNPYQISYGSLIPKKEECENLLVSICVSSSHIAFGSIRMEPVFMILGQSAAAAACIAIDDKQPVQDVAYEKLKARLEADGQRF, encoded by the coding sequence ATGAAATCAACTGTTTTAGTTGCTGCCCTCCTGTTTTTAATTATTTCCTGTTCTCCAAAAGCTACAAATGAAAATGAGGAAAACCCAAATAGAGTCACTGTCGATGTGGTGATCTATGGGGGAACATCTGCTGCGGTGATGGCTGCGGTACAAGTTGCCAAAATGGGCAAATCTGTGGTAATGGTGTCCCCCGATACGCATTTGGGAGGGCTTTCTTCTGGTGGCTTGGGCTGGACCGACACAGGCAACAAATCGGTAATTGGTGGCTTGGCAAGGGAGTTTTACCATCGAGTGTACCTGCATTACAATACTCCAAAGGCGTGGAAATGGCAAGAAAAAGATGCGTATGGCAACAAAGGTCAAGGCACGCGGGCTATGGATGGCACAGATCGGACCATGTGGATTTTTGAACCCCACGTAGCAGAAAATATTTTTGAACAGTTTGTGAAGGAGAATAGTATAAAAGTGTACCGAGATGAATGGCTAGACAGGGAGCACGGGCTTGAGAAAGAAGGTGGAAAAATAGTCTCAATACAGACATTGAGCGGGAAAGAGTTTGCAGGAAAAATGTTCATTGATGCTACGTATGAGGGTGACTTATTGGCTTCTGCGGGGGTGAGCTATCATGTGGGCAGAGAGGCAAACAGTGTCTATGGAGAAGAATGGAACGGAGTTCAGACTGGTGTCTTGCATCATGACCATCATTTCAAGTCGGACATAGATCCGTATAAAATCCCTGGCGACCCAAGCAGTGGGGTGTTGCCAAGGATTTCTACCGAGCATCCTGGCGAATACGGGCAAGGGGACGATAAAGTGCAGGCATATTGCTTCCGTATGTGCCTTACCCAACATCCAGATAACCGCATAGCTTTTGCCAAGCCCGAAGGCTACGACCCTGCACAGTATGAACTGCTGGCAAGGGTTTTTGACTCGGGGTGGAGAGAGTTGTTCCGCAAGTATGACCCCATACCCAACAAAAAGACAGATACAAACAACCATGGACCTTTTAGCACCGATAATATTGGGATGAACTACGATTATCCTGATGCTAGCTACGAACGGAGAATGGAAATTATAAAAGAGCACGAAGTCTACCAAAAAGGTTTGCTGTATTTTATGACGACCGATGAACGAGTACCTGCCGAAATTAGGGAGGAAATGCAGAAGTGGGGCTTAGCAAAAGATGAATTTACGGATAACGGAAATTGGCCACACCAAATTTATGTGAGAGAGGCTCGTAGGATGATTGGCGAATTTGTGATGACGGAAAATGAGGTGATGGGAAGAAAACCAGTGCCAAATCCTGTGGGGATGGGTTCGTACGCCCTCGATTCGCACAATACCCAGCGGTATATAAAGCCCGATGGTTTTGTGCAAAATGAAGGGGATATTGGCGTACACCCCAAAAACCCTTACCAAATATCTTACGGCTCACTTATTCCTAAAAAAGAAGAATGCGAAAACTTGCTAGTTTCGATATGTGTATCTAGCTCACACATTGCTTTTGGTTCTATCAGGATGGAGCCAGTATTCATGATTTTGGGGCAAAGTGCGGCTGCGGCGGCTTGCATCGCTATTGATGACAAACAACCTGTTCAAGATGTTGCGTATGAAAAATTAAAAGCAAGATTAGAAGCGGATGGACAGCGGTTTTAA
- a CDS encoding nicotinate phosphoribosyltransferase, producing the protein MKLTQDLYRSSLALFTDFYQLTMTYGYWKTGMTDKEASFNLYFRNNPFKGGFTIACGLEYVIDYLESFKFEPSDLEYLATIEGNDGKKLFEKEFLDFLADLKFECDIDAMPEGTVAFPYEPLIRITGPLYQCQLLETPLLNIVNFQSLIATKASRLHQAAKGEPVLEFGMRRAQGIDGALAASRAAYIGGASSTSNVLAGKLFNIPVKGTHAHSWVMSFDSEMEAFDAYAKAMPNNCVFLVDTYNTLEGVKIAIEAGKKLRQQGYEMTGIRLDSGDLAYLSIEARKMLDEAGFEKAVIVASNDLDENIITSLKAQQDAKVNVWGVGTKLATAYDQPALGGVYKVSAVRKGEGWDYKIKLSEQSTKTSNPGIQQVKRFYINGQANADMIYNEAEPLPTKKVSIVDPLDSTRRKKIKLDEIESKDLLVPIFKKGKLVYDLPKIAEIKNTVQEELSTFHSSIRRFSNPHSYPVGLEKGLYKLRTSLALKLRGDDE; encoded by the coding sequence ATGAAACTGACTCAAGACCTATATCGCTCTTCACTCGCTCTTTTTACCGATTTCTACCAGCTCACAATGACCTATGGTTATTGGAAAACGGGTATGACGGACAAGGAGGCTTCCTTCAACCTTTATTTTAGGAACAATCCATTTAAAGGTGGTTTTACCATAGCTTGTGGGCTAGAATATGTGATAGATTATTTGGAAAGTTTCAAGTTTGAACCTTCAGATTTGGAATATTTGGCCACCATAGAAGGAAATGATGGAAAAAAGCTTTTTGAAAAAGAGTTCCTAGATTTTTTGGCTGACCTCAAGTTTGAATGCGATATAGATGCCATGCCCGAAGGTACGGTGGCTTTTCCTTACGAACCGCTCATCCGCATTACGGGACCACTTTACCAGTGCCAACTACTGGAAACACCTTTGCTCAACATCGTAAATTTTCAAAGTTTAATTGCTACAAAAGCCTCTCGCTTGCACCAAGCTGCCAAAGGCGAGCCTGTGCTAGAATTTGGGATGCGCAGAGCACAAGGGATTGACGGGGCATTGGCGGCAAGTAGGGCTGCCTATATTGGCGGGGCTTCTTCTACCTCTAACGTGCTGGCAGGCAAGCTTTTTAATATTCCTGTAAAAGGGACACATGCTCATAGTTGGGTGATGTCTTTCGACTCAGAAATGGAAGCTTTTGATGCCTATGCCAAGGCTATGCCCAATAACTGCGTCTTTTTGGTGGATACGTACAACACGCTGGAAGGTGTGAAAATAGCGATTGAAGCTGGTAAAAAACTAAGGCAACAAGGCTACGAAATGACAGGGATTCGCCTTGACTCGGGTGACTTGGCATACCTCAGCATAGAAGCTCGGAAAATGCTCGATGAAGCAGGTTTTGAAAAAGCGGTAATAGTTGCCAGCAACGATCTTGATGAAAATATTATCACCAGTTTGAAAGCACAGCAAGATGCCAAAGTGAATGTTTGGGGCGTTGGCACTAAACTAGCCACAGCCTACGACCAGCCCGCTTTGGGTGGGGTTTACAAAGTATCCGCAGTAAGAAAAGGAGAAGGTTGGGATTATAAAATCAAGCTCTCCGAACAGTCGACCAAAACTTCAAACCCGGGTATCCAACAGGTGAAAAGATTTTATATAAACGGTCAAGCTAACGCTGACATGATATATAATGAAGCAGAACCTTTGCCAACAAAAAAAGTATCGATAGTCGATCCCTTGGATAGTACGAGAAGGAAAAAAATAAAATTAGATGAAATCGAGTCCAAAGATCTACTCGTTCCCATATTCAAAAAAGGGAAATTGGTCTATGATTTGCCTAAGATTGCAGAAATTAAAAATACAGTTCAAGAAGAGCTTTCCACATTCCACAGTAGTATCAGGAGGTTTAGCAACCCCCACAGCTATCCTGTAGGGTTGGAAAAAGGACTTTACAAACTTCGGACATCCCTCGCTCTAAAATTACGAGGAGATGATGAATAG
- a CDS encoding DNA translocase FtsK, whose protein sequence is MAKKTNTYRGKKKNKGTKDFMDGKKISFSFLEDRRFKLSVGLLVLIYSLFLFLSLLSFVFSGQSDQSVVESLSFGELITSGKEVKNWLGLTGAWMAHLFVYKWFGIASVLLVPLLFSYGIESVFKKRIFPLKPAFQLAVFSMLWISLLMGYFVHISDQPNNLNFLCGGIGLRVAEVFDSLIGWGTIFFLIFSMGVFLIYFVQNTESLKKLWPFGKKEEQEKAAGEEGTEGDLEDELGMEQEGNLQEDEMEMGTSMVLSTNTSLQPASPKPPTPSDKKQPAELDFSVEDKTEFSEAQVEVSNQLPPPPLGQGNGVSGEQLTIEDGDLYDPTLDLARYEKPPLELLKDAGPSKVKVTTEELQQNKDRIVETLNNFKIGISSIKATIGPTVTLYEIVPEAGVKISRIKNLEDDIALSLAALGIRIIAPIPGKGTIGIEVPNKNREMVSIRSILSTEKFQNTKRELPVALGKTISNEVFISDLSKMPHLLMAGATGQGKSVGLNVIIASLLYAKHPAELKFVLIDPKKVELSLFNKIEQHYLASLPDSEEAIITDTKKAVGVLNSLCNEMDIRYNLLKNAGCRNLKEYNTKFKQRKLNPERGHRFLPYIVLLMDELADLMMVAGKEVEMPIARLAQLARAIGIHLVIATQRPSVDVITGIIKANFPARLSFRVSSKVDSRTILDTSGAEQLIGMGDMLLSNGSEIIRLQCAFIDTEEIDRICDHIGDQQGYDTAYQLPEYESEDEGGVKAFDINQRDALFEDAARLLVLHQQGSTSLVQRKLSLGYNRAGRIIDQLEAAGIVGPFEGSKARQVLMNDQDLEIFLSTLTNRG, encoded by the coding sequence ATGGCAAAAAAAACAAATACATATAGAGGCAAGAAGAAGAACAAGGGGACGAAAGATTTTATGGACGGGAAAAAAATCAGCTTCAGCTTTTTGGAAGACCGCCGTTTCAAATTGAGCGTAGGGCTTTTGGTATTGATCTACTCGCTATTTCTGTTTCTATCGCTCCTTTCTTTCGTATTTTCTGGGCAAAGCGACCAAAGTGTTGTTGAGTCGTTGAGCTTTGGGGAATTAATCACCTCGGGCAAAGAAGTTAAAAACTGGCTAGGCCTCACTGGCGCATGGATGGCTCACTTGTTTGTGTACAAATGGTTTGGTATCGCCTCTGTCCTACTTGTCCCTTTGCTTTTTTCTTACGGAATAGAGTCTGTTTTTAAAAAGAGAATTTTCCCACTAAAGCCTGCTTTTCAGTTAGCAGTATTTTCCATGCTATGGATCAGCCTGCTTATGGGCTATTTTGTCCATATATCCGACCAGCCAAACAACCTCAATTTCCTCTGCGGAGGCATCGGTCTTCGAGTAGCCGAGGTTTTTGATAGCCTCATAGGCTGGGGAACTATATTTTTCTTGATCTTCTCCATGGGTGTTTTCTTGATTTACTTCGTACAAAACACCGAATCGTTGAAAAAACTATGGCCATTTGGTAAGAAAGAAGAGCAAGAGAAAGCTGCTGGAGAAGAAGGAACTGAAGGCGATTTGGAAGATGAACTTGGAATGGAGCAAGAAGGTAACCTCCAAGAAGACGAAATGGAAATGGGGACTTCAATGGTGCTGAGCACAAATACTAGTTTGCAACCAGCCTCGCCGAAGCCTCCTACTCCTTCGGATAAAAAGCAACCAGCTGAGCTTGATTTCAGTGTAGAAGATAAAACTGAGTTTTCTGAAGCACAAGTAGAGGTTTCTAACCAATTGCCACCGCCTCCGTTGGGGCAAGGGAATGGTGTTTCTGGGGAACAACTTACCATAGAGGATGGCGATCTGTATGACCCTACCCTCGACTTGGCAAGGTATGAAAAACCCCCGCTCGAGCTCCTAAAAGACGCTGGTCCTAGCAAGGTAAAAGTAACCACGGAAGAACTTCAGCAAAATAAAGACAGGATTGTTGAAACCCTCAACAACTTTAAAATAGGAATCTCTTCTATAAAAGCGACAATTGGCCCTACGGTTACGTTGTACGAAATAGTGCCAGAAGCTGGGGTCAAAATCTCTCGGATCAAAAACTTGGAAGACGATATCGCCCTAAGTTTAGCTGCTTTAGGAATCAGGATCATCGCCCCAATCCCAGGAAAAGGAACGATTGGTATTGAAGTACCAAACAAGAACAGGGAGATGGTGTCCATCCGATCTATTCTTTCTACCGAAAAGTTCCAAAATACCAAGAGAGAGCTTCCCGTAGCTTTAGGGAAAACTATTTCCAACGAGGTGTTTATTTCCGATTTGAGCAAAATGCCTCACTTGCTTATGGCAGGTGCTACCGGTCAGGGTAAGTCGGTTGGGCTGAACGTCATCATCGCATCGTTGCTTTATGCGAAGCACCCAGCCGAGTTGAAGTTTGTGCTGATTGACCCTAAAAAAGTGGAACTTTCCCTTTTCAATAAGATCGAGCAGCACTATTTGGCTTCTTTACCCGATTCGGAAGAAGCCATCATTACCGATACTAAAAAAGCAGTTGGCGTCTTGAACTCCCTCTGCAACGAAATGGATATTCGTTACAACTTGCTCAAAAATGCAGGCTGCCGAAACCTGAAAGAATACAATACAAAGTTCAAGCAAAGAAAACTGAACCCCGAAAGAGGTCACCGCTTCTTGCCTTATATCGTGCTGCTTATGGATGAGCTTGCCGATTTGATGATGGTGGCTGGCAAAGAAGTGGAAATGCCCATTGCAAGGCTTGCACAGCTCGCTAGGGCAATCGGTATCCATTTGGTAATAGCTACACAGCGCCCTTCGGTAGACGTGATCACAGGTATTATCAAAGCCAACTTCCCTGCCCGCTTGTCCTTTAGGGTGAGTTCAAAAGTCGACTCAAGAACTATTTTGGATACGAGCGGTGCAGAACAATTGATAGGTATGGGAGATATGCTCCTTTCCAACGGATCGGAAATCATCCGACTACAATGTGCCTTCATAGATACTGAGGAAATTGACAGGATTTGTGACCATATTGGTGATCAGCAGGGCTACGACACAGCTTACCAACTTCCTGAATACGAATCGGAAGATGAGGGTGGCGTAAAAGCGTTTGATATTAACCAACGAGATGCACTGTTTGAAGATGCGGCAAGGTTGCTCGTCCTTCACCAGCAGGGAAGTACTTCTTTGGTACAAAGAAAACTGAGCCTTGGCTACAACCGTGCGGGTAGAATTATTGACCAGTTAGAAGCTGCCGGAATTGTCGGTCCTTTTGAGGGGAGCAAAGCTCGTCAAGTACTTATGAACGACCAAGATCTGGAAATTTTCCTAAGTACATTAACCAATAGAGGCTAG
- a CDS encoding outer membrane lipoprotein carrier protein LolA, whose product MKKILFTLQLLAFMFSTALVYGQYDPKAKSILDAMNKKYRDFPAFKANFSCTLSSPEGADDTFEGEITVKDNKYRLNLGQQEVYNDLSTVWTLFKEEQEVTITTFEKDPEDLLPSDIFDIYKEGFKYVFVEEKKIEGKTYEIVELSPEDTDLKFYKIRLEIAKNDKTLRSYDMYEKGGRIYKYKITNFTPKSNVADSYFVFNAKEYPDVEVIDLR is encoded by the coding sequence ATGAAAAAAATATTATTTACGCTCCAGCTACTCGCATTTATGTTCAGCACTGCTTTGGTGTACGGTCAGTACGACCCAAAAGCGAAGTCTATTTTGGATGCGATGAATAAAAAGTATAGAGACTTTCCTGCATTTAAAGCAAACTTTAGCTGCACGCTTAGTAGCCCCGAAGGAGCAGATGATACGTTTGAAGGGGAAATTACCGTAAAAGACAATAAGTACCGCCTTAACCTAGGTCAACAGGAAGTATACAATGACCTAAGCACAGTTTGGACGCTTTTTAAAGAAGAGCAAGAGGTAACCATCACCACTTTTGAAAAAGATCCCGAAGACTTACTCCCATCCGATATTTTCGATATCTACAAAGAAGGTTTCAAGTATGTATTTGTAGAAGAGAAAAAAATAGAAGGGAAAACGTATGAAATTGTAGAGTTGAGCCCAGAAGATACAGATCTCAAGTTTTATAAAATCAGATTGGAGATCGCCAAAAATGACAAAACCCTCCGCAGCTACGATATGTACGAAAAAGGTGGAAGAATTTACAAATACAAAATCACCAACTTCACACCTAAAAGCAATGTAGCAGATTCTTATTTTGTGTTCAATGCAAAGGAATACCCTGACGTAGAAGTCATTGATTTAAGATAA